Part of the Trypanosoma brucei gambiense DAL972 chromosome 8, complete sequence genome, GCCATGGGTTTCGATACTGACCAACTCAGGGTTCCGAAGTCGGGCAACCTTGTCTCCAATTTCTTGCTTGGTcttgaaaataacaaacttCACAACATTGACATCGGCAGTTTCGAGTGGGCTAGAGGGAAGACTGCGTATTCCAAGGCTCGATAACCGCTTCTCATCAGCCTTGCGCTTCGCTAATCGGTAAAGGACGGTATTTtgtctctctcttttcctcgcTAATCTACCCTCGATTTCCCGCAAGTAGTCTTGCATACTATAAAAATACTGGAAATAAGCAAGTTGTGGATATatatgcattttttttttaaaaaagaaaaacacgtTCCCCCTAAAGTAACGTGCAACGACAAGTTAAACAGAAGAGGCATTGTACCATATAAATGTAGTCCCAGTTAAATCTGTACtaaggagggaagaggaaaaacactTCTTACCGCTGATTTGCTGAGTACTACTACCCCACTCCCCTCTAATCTTAAGTCAGCGACCTGCCGTACAACTCCCCCAGCGAATCACAGGTTATGGGCCGACGCCCTTAGTCGGCCTTTCCATAACGATATATCCatcgaacaaacaaaaaacaggcCAAGAAGCCTACAGATCCAGCTGCTAccgaaaagagaaaacttAGTAAACCCATATAACCGACATACAAAACTGTGGGAACCATGCCCTCTATTTTCACACTCCCCTCCGTGGCGTAGTAGAGAGTGTAGAGGAACAGGTACAACCCTGAGCTTGATCCAATGAAAAACGACTTCCACCACCAACGGTGATCCTCTGCACAAAGAGAATAGTAAATAAAAACTATCGCGGTCTCTGCGGTAATAATGACAAATAGAACGCCAACTAGGAAGAGGAAGCCGAAAATATAGTAAAATCTGTTCAGCCAGATTGCacccaaaataaaataagtcTCGAAAAAAACGACAGCAAAAGGCGGGACGCCTGCTGATAAAACCGCCAGTGTTGACGAATACCAAGGCTGGGCGGGTATGTGGCGCGGAATCTGGTTGTAATTTGATGGAACGGATATGGTTCCCTGTTTGAATCCCAACACAGCACCGAAGTACACTAGTGGGAGACTGACAAAGAACCAGATACATACCACCAAAGCAACTGAAGAAAACGGAACGGCGGCACTACTCGACTGAGACCAAACGAGTAGGTTTACCACAAAAAATATGGCAAATGATGACGCCGGTACAATGGTCCCGGTaagaaaaacatacatccACTTTGTTCTATTCCATAGTTTCAGCAGACGCGCTGAAACATACCCACCAGTAACACCAAGGAGAGCAAAGCAAACGAGGAGTGCTGTGAAAAGGCTACCGCGGTTTTGTGGGGAGAAAAAGCCCATGGTGGCAAACACGACGACGGTGAACGACATACCTAATAGTTGTACACCAGCGCCGGTAAAGCACGCAAGAAGCCACCCATTGGGTGGCGGCCGAAAAACATCGCGACACAGTAACTTCCAGCCTATGTCATCTAAATATTCCGTTTCATCTATGTCCACATCGGCTAACTTGCCCAGGTCGCGGCGAACGATACGGACCAGCAAGACAGCAATAACGATTGTGAGAAAGATGACGAGTAAAGTAGAGTTCATAATGGAGTACCAGTGGGTTTTTTCCTTGTGGACACTTAAATAAATATCCCACCTAGTAGaccatttttctttactctcGATCCACGAAACGCCATAGCTCCATATGATCCGGTCGGTATCCGCTGGGAGTGGCGCTGTGTTAGATGCAAGGTGACCGTCGAGCGGCTGTGCACAAGGCGCTTCAGATTTGTGCGCTACAGAAGAAGCCTCAGCAACAAATGTCAAAATACGGTACTTTTCTTCGCCTCCATTTTGTTTAACGTTGTCTGGCGTATAACTGATAGTAAAATGTATGTGGTTGTTAACGTAACTTCTCCCATCGCGCATAAAACCAAGTGGAACTCCCATTACAAAATTATTGTTCCCACTCGCCTCGGCAAGAGGAAGACCGTCCATGAGAAGGTTAATACGGTAATTTTTCTCAATGGCCTTCTTAAGGAACCTCGTCTGCTTATCTTTGTCCACCCCTTTTTCACAGACAACGCTGCAGCTGACGTTGCTGAGCAAACGGATGTTTTCATAAGGAGATGTCTTAATCCGATCCCCCATAAGGGAACCTCCAATATTGTTTGATTTCTTTGAGATAGGTTCCTTTGGGCGGCATGTCGGAAGGGCTTTGTAGTAGTCATACGGTAAGTGGGTTCTGAGTGACGTTAGAACATTAACCTCAATCGGTACCACCTCATTCCGCGCAAATGCATGAGGGTTGATGCTTGGTAAAAGACAATCAACACTTCCACAAACGGCAATCAACCAAACGGTTAAGCTAACAAGATGTCCATACAGATTGTTGAGAAGCATCGCCATCAACCTGAAGAAGATCTAAATGCAGATTGCAGTGGTAAACGAAAGGAGTTGTTCATTCATAAACACACGTGTATTCACGTACGTATACAGGCCGACAAACATATCCACGGATATGTTCACGTATGCAAGTGCTAAAGAGAATTCATTTTATGAAACGAAAGGACACATTTACAAACACAACGCTGCACCACAAGGGCAGTCGCATGAAAGACTCGAGAGTgtcgaaagaaagaaaggaaactaACTGTACCGCTCCGGTTTTATTACACAAGCTTGATGTTCAGTAACCACGGTGCATGCATCACGCCAACAACACTACCTCACGAACGCCATATTTTCGAGAAGGCCTAACAACAATAGAAGGAGGACCTCCTGCCCAAATCGCAGACGCCGCCCTACGGTCCAACAATATCAGAAGGGGGGCACCCGTGGTTTCGATCTCCCACGAGGGCCATGGCGGTAGCATCGCTCCGCGACCTTTACATGCAAACGAAGAACTTGCCTGTGAGCCAGGTGCCTGGGGAGTGTTGTCCTAGCTGCCTGCCCCCGGGGCTCTGCGCTTACTCACTCCGGCCCCCACGCTGTGTGGCTGGGGGAGGGGTCGGAGGGCTGACCTGGCCGCCCTTTTATCACTctcctccatctcctcctcccACTTCCGTTTTGAAACTATCGGCCTGGAAGCGGCGTCGGCGTTACGGCATGCAAGATCCAAGTCGATCGGAATGCGACTGGGGCGATtcccagaaaaaaaaaccaagcgGCACGAAGTAAAACTTCTTAAACAAAAGGGTCCCAAAGAGCAGTCAACCAGGTGGGGACATTCAAGATATGGCTTGCGAATGCATTTCTAGGCTAAATATGGAGCCATAGGGACATAATAAAAGCACTAGCTAGCACAATTTTGATACTTCGGTTGCGCTTGCTTGGTTAACCAGTTGGGCGCGTGGTGCCCGCCAGCTGGTTGGACGGGGTTCTATGGAGGTACCTGGCCGTCCGTGGAACAACCAAGGGTTTCTGCCCGTTGTACGCGATGCCACCCTTGTGGGGCTCAACTGCCGGGCCCAGTGGCGTTTTTGCTTAGAGATTTCGTCTTTATAAATGGAGACTCCTGTATCCCCTCCCCACGAGCAGCCGCCGTGGGTTGTGGGCCGAATTGTCGGTGCCCAGCACCCCGTCCTTCGGAATGCGCCCAGAGGTCGTCAATTCCTTTGAGAAGGCTATGTCCGGCCTGGTGGTCGGTGTCCGGCAACCTGATTGGTGGCAGGGTCCGCCGTACTCGCGGAGGGGCACGGCATGTACGCCACTTCCTTTGCACAAGCAAAGTAAGTGTTTTCCCCTTGCGTGTCCGTATGTGTTTATCGtgctcatttcttttttacgaTACTCATTTTTGTTGGGACAGGGGGGTTGGTGAGTAGATGGGTAGGCCCGTGTGTGGCTGAATAGTggcgtttgtgtttttacctTTATAGGTAatgtaggggggggggaacgaATGATTGGACTGAGTTACAATGAAGAAGACTGCTCACTGTTCCGTGGGTGCTGGCGAACCGTGGTTTGAGatgcgtttttttgtttttgcgtaGAATTCAATTTTTGATGGTTACCGAGGGAGGTCTAGCTGGTGAGCAGTGATCTCGTCGCGACTATTGATGAAAACGACAtcagttttatttttgtacttCGCGATCAGTAGCGTACACCTACGTTATTTATATCTTTATTCCTTTTCGTGGAACCTCGTGAATCCCTTGTGTTTCTGGGGATGGGGTCGTTCCTGCGTTGATGGCAACTTGTGGAAGGTTCTTCGTATTTTCAATGATTGTCCGTTTTGCGTTTTGATGTTGGGATCTCAGTGCCGAAGAACTGAATGAAGGGAAATCCTTGGACACTGATAAAGCATATTAATGGTGTTCCAACGGACGGTTAGTCATTTGCCTTTATTGtacatattctttttttttaaggttTGAAAATCTTGGCTGCCTCACCGTTGAAGTATCAAAGCGGGGCCACATTTGCTTTTGTTACTTATGTTGGATCAGATAGGTTCTGCTGTGTCGGAGCGTTTCACCCCGCCACCGTGCCCGCTTGGATGCATGCTTGTCTCCATTGAGTGTGAGAGTCCCAGAAAATAAGGGGTTGGTATATGCTGACGGCACATACCGTTTTTACCTATTCTTTAAAATGTAAGCAGGGGTTTACCTGTTTCTTACTTACCTATTCTTAACGATGCTGCCTCCTCCCAACGTTGGTCGTGGACATATACTGAAAATATTTTGGAGGAGTGCGCAGTACAAGATGGAACTTTGGTTGCAGTCCTGCTGATCCATCCATATGCTGTGACAGTGTCAACCGATCTTTTCGGAAAAAGCACGTTGGCTATGACTATTTTTCATTTGCCATCCCCAACTCTTTCGAAGCCATTGTTGTAATCTAGTCTGCATGTTTTCGTTACGGGAGATACTTTCGCAACTTCCCTCCGACGGTGCAACTAAATGGATACGGGTTGAGAATGTTAAATCCCCCATGTCAAGTTTGGATGTTTCCCAGTTGTTTCCCGATGCAGTGAGTTGGGATTTTTTGTCGAGTGTTCAAAGGACAGACTATCTCGTCACTTTTCGGAGTGAATCATTCGCTAGAAAAGCGATGCGAAGTGCATGCGGGTTTTCATACCTTGGTGAGAGGCTCAAGTTTTCATATGCGGAGCCTGGCGACATTGCAGAAGGCGCATCACCCGCGCGAGTGACAATTGCCCACCCCCGTCTATATTTACTGCCTCCAGAGTTTTCTTATGAGGAGCGAGTAGCTGAAGCAGATCGTATTATTGCATCTGTGAGCACAACCGATTCGTATAACAACGCCTGGGTAGATACCTACTAGTTGGGCGCACTGCGGTTACAAGCCGTTTCCCCAAtttttacctttttgtttcaatgCGTAACCActtaatgcagcaaaagcgcTTGATCTACTTGTTGAGGCTTATAACCACTGTGAATTACGCAATCAAGTAGTATCCACACCAGTCTAAGGTTGAGGTGGCATCTCTACTGTCTACCACTCCCCTCTTTAAagctgccgctgttgttgatgcTTTCTCTTCATCTTTGGATACACGGCAAAACAGGTGAGGTTTAGATTATCACTTGCAAGTAAAGAACTTaactgtgtgtgttttttttaaagcaacTAACATGCTCTCGTGGAATCCCGAAAGTTATGTCTCTGAAGCCGTTTCGCGCATTCTTGCAGAGGAAGCGAAACAGGGACGAGGTGGGGCGATACCATCTTACTATGATGCAGTCACGTCACACCTGGAGGCACACGAATTATCCAAATCAATCAAAGTTGCATTAGAGGAGCAGAGAAGGCAAAACATTGGTATTTCCTGCGATATTGGAGGAAACGTGTTGGAAATCTTATTTAACCCTGTCGACATCGAGGACGCTGGTGTTGCAGAAGAGCGTGTTAAAAAATGCGTAGCGGATATCGGATGTCTTTTTGGGAACGTGTCGGATGAGTTGAATTCATTAAATGGAAAGAGTGGCTTAGTCGCCGTGTCTGAGGATGTTCTTGACATATTACACCATTTGCAAAGCATGGGTTTGTTGACAAATTTTCGTTTCAATCCAGTTTCAGAGAAGTTGGGGTGCATTCTGTCAGCGACCGATAGGTCAAGTATTTTAAAATCAATGGTTCTGTACAACTCGCAGGTGGAATGGCCAAAAGGTATGACTCTGAATTTCACTGACTACATGAAGGCATGGCTTGTTGACAGAGTTGCTGCCCGATTGGAAGTTTTAAATGAGCACCGTGGTTGTTTGATCAGACTTGAGGATTTCGCGCGTGTATTTGGTACATCACGAGGCAGTTCAGTGTGGAAGTACGGTGTGTCTGTTTCCGACCTCGACGGCGAGCAAAAGTTTATTGGTTGCTTGGAGTTGGATGCACTCCGTCCCACTGCCGCCGCACATGCTGTTGAAGACCCGTTTTTTGATCATTTGGGCATGCAGTCCTGTGTTGCGTGCTGCCGAACGACAACTACGTCGTATTGCCTGGCCAATGCTCTCTCCGTGTGCTCCCACGGAGAAAAGGCGCTATTTTTCGTGCGTGAGTGGAGGGAAGTCAACGGTCCCGAGTCGAAGGACTCGCTTTTGAGTTTCACACTTTACTTTGGGTATGGAAAGCCCATATCTGATGAAGGGGACGTACGTATAGGGGAAAATGATGATAAGCGAATCTACCTCCATAGTGAAAAAGACCAAATTGTTCGTACTTACAAACAGATGGGAGACGTCAAACGGTACGAATCGCATGTGGAAACCGTTATTGCAAATAGCAAAAATGCTGATTTATTTCACAACATATCGGGTTACATCGGCGAAACAACGTGTGAGAACTTGGAAAGAGCCATGTCTTTGTTTCCTCgtatgtgtgttgttgcCACTTGCATTGGCAACGAGAatgctgtttgtgtttctgttCTTAAGGCGGCTGATGTTCTGAGGGGAGACGCTACGTTCGTATTTTGTATATCACAAAGATCACCATTGTTCAACCATGTGTTCGCACCACGATCGCAGGTAACGTTGAATTTTCTGTTCGACAATGCACAGGCGGTGTGCCAAGCTATAAATGACACGTATCCCCTATGGATCAATGAGATCGGAAATGAGCCCGTCGTCTTTGAGAGTGAATCAAGGACTTACGTCACAACAAAAGCTTTGATGGACATCTCCAAGCAGGTGGCCTTTGAAACTGCGGAGTCGTTTCTTGTTGGTGAAGAAGTGCTGGTTGTGGGCCGGTGCCTTGACAGTATCCCAAGTACAGTAGTAATAAATGTGAAAAACACACTTGTTCTGCAAGACCACGTTCCCCCACAGGAATTCTACCCCTTTCTCTTCACGATCGTTCACAAGATATATGGTACTGTTGGCTTCGTTGGGTATGGGTGCCAATTGTGTTCCCTGTCTCCTCTGACAATGTACATTTATTCTCCAATTGAGTCATCTCAGTTTGCTTTGGACGAAGTGTATACGGGTCCAAAATGTAATTTGACTTTTCTTTCGAGTTTTGGAGCACCAATTTTTGACGGCAAAGATTTCGAAGAACTGGGTTGTGGCATGCCAATGGCTGCCAGCAGCGTCTCCTCACTGCCTCAGCAGAACATTTATTTTCAAGTAGAGGGCATGCTGATACGCATCGTGCGAGACATCAGCGACAAATACGTTATCTGTGTGGTGGCTGCTAACGAGTGCAGGTTTAATCAGACCGATCCTTGTAAGCTGCTTGTGCGCCCGGATGATGAGCGCCTCATCCCAGCTTAATATATATTGCAACTTAGGAGGGCGTTGCCCTGGGGTAAGGTGTGAGAGAATAACGGGGAGGTAATGCCTTTTGCGGTTAAAAAACCGCTTTCTTTTATACGGCGTCGtcagcgttttttttttaacagaggaaattgttattattatttttttttcgaatgttttcctccccctttttgatGTATCTGCCAAACCTCTCGCTGTTCCAGGTTGTGTTTATCATTGAGGGTTGTTGTTACCATTTTTAACGTCCGATGACAATGCCAATGCCACTTCTTCGTGCATAGTAAGGTAGAATATGGTGGTGGAGTACCTTGGTCCAGCAGACGTGCAGCATTTGCTTGCGCTCCTTAGCGAAGGGAATTGTAAGT contains:
- a CDS encoding endosomal integral membrane protein, putative, whose protein sequence is MAMLLNNLYGHLVSLTVWLIAVCGSVDCLLPSINPHAFARNEVVPIEVNVLTSLRTHLPYDYYKALPTCRPKEPISKKSNNIGGSLMGDRIKTSPYENIRLLSNVSCSVVCEKGVDKDKQTRFLKKAIEKNYRINLLMDGLPLAEASGNNNFVMGVPLGFMRDGRSYVNNHIHFTISYTPDNVKQNGGEEKYRILTFVAEASSVAHKSEAPCAQPLDGHLASNTAPLPADTDRIIWSYGVSWIESKEKWSTRWDIYLSVHKEKTHWYSIMNSTLLVIFLTIVIAVLLVRIVRRDLGKLADVDIDETEYLDDIGWKLLCRDVFRPPPNGWLLACFTGAGVQLLGMSFTVVVFATMGFFSPQNRGSLFTALLVCFALLGVTGGYVSARLLKLWNRTKWMYVFLTGTIVPASSFAIFFVVNLLVWSQSSSAAVPFSSVALVVCIWFFVSLPLVYFGAVLGFKQGTISVPSNYNQIPRHIPAQPWYSSTLAVLSAGVPPFAVVFFETYFILGAIWLNRFYYIFGFLFLVGVLFVIITAETAIVFIYYSLCAEDHRWWWKSFFIGSSSGLYLFLYTLYYATEGSVKIEGMVPTVLYVGYMGLLSFLFSVAAGSVGFLACFLFVRWIYRYGKAD
- a CDS encoding T. brucei spp.-specific protein — protein: MAVASLRDLYMQTKNLPVSQVPGECCPSCLPPGLCAYSLRPPRCVAGGGVGGLTWPPFYHSPPSPPPTSVLKLSAWKRRRRYGMQDPSRSECDWGDSQKKKPSGTK
- a CDS encoding T. brucei spp.-specific protein, translated to MFSLREILSQLPSDGATKWIRVENVKSPMSSLDVSQLFPDAVSWDFLSSVQRTDYLVTFRSESFARKAMRSACGFSYLGERLKFSYAEPGDIAEGASPARVTIAHPRLYLLPPEFSYEERVAEADRIIASVSTTDSYNNAWVDTY